From Arachis stenosperma cultivar V10309 chromosome 2, arast.V10309.gnm1.PFL2, whole genome shotgun sequence, one genomic window encodes:
- the LOC130963261 gene encoding uncharacterized protein LOC130963261 has protein sequence MAGTVAVLRTSPIRVGGQLDESRAYFHRLFWTFPPCIEVFRHCKPLVSIDGTHLYGKYGETLLVAIAQDENSNILPVAFALVEGENAELWSFFLSHLREHVTPQPGLLVILNRHNSIKAALEAPDRGWLPPSAYRAFCIRHVAANFALTFKGKDARRLLVNAAYAKTEVEFHYWFDILRSEDPAMCDWANRIEYSLWTQHCDEGRRFGHMTTNISECVNSILKGVRNLPVCSLVKATYGRLAELFVRKGREAEAQMETGQQFSQHLMKCIEANLKTARCFTVTVYDRDNSEFTVAETTPTGSFSLGSYRVSLASQTCDCGYFQALHFPCPHTMACCAYSRLTWEPYVHQVYRLSSVFSVYRMGFTPPIPKGFWPPYDGPTVIPDPNKRRAREGRPRSTRIRTNMDEADPNRPKRCGLCRQSDHTRQSCPQLGGAEHTRRHD, from the coding sequence ATGGCTGGTACTGTTGCAGTCCTAAGGACGAGCCCTATTCGTGTCGGTGGACAGTTGGACGAGTCTCGAGCTTATTTTCACAGACTATTCTGGACGTTTCCACCGTGTATCGAGGTATTTCGTCATTGCAAGCCCTTAGTTAGTATTGACGGCACCCATCTGTATGGCAAGTATGGGGAAACGTTGCTTGTCGCGATTGCACAGGACGAGAACTCCAACATACTCCCTGTTGCATTCGCATTAGTCGAGGGTGAGAATGCTGAGTTGTGGTCCTTCTTTCTCTCCCACCTGCGTGAGCATGTGACACCGCAGCCGGGTCTGCTGGTTATCTTGAACAGGCATAATAGCATCAAGGCCGCGCTTGAGGCTCCTGACAGAGGCTGGTTACCTCCGTCTGCATACAGGGCATTCTGCATTCGTCATGTTGCGGCAAATTTCGCCCTCACCTTCAAGGGCAAAGACGCAAGGAGGCTACTTGTGAATGCGGCGTACGCTAAGACCGAGGTCGAGTTCCATTACTGGTTTGATATTCTTAGGTCCGAAGACCCGGCGATGTGTGATTGGGCGAACCGGATTGAGTATTCGTTGTGGACACAACATTGTGATGAGGGGCGTAGATTCGGACACATGACGACAAATATATCTGAGTGTGTGAACTCGATCCTCAAGGGTGTCAGAAACCTTCCTGTGTGCTCGCTGGTGAAGGCAACATACGGAAGGTTGGCCGAATTATTTGTTCGCAAAGGGAGAGAGGCTGAGGCGCAGATGGAAACCGGACAACAATTTAGTCAGCACTTGATGAAGTGTATAGAGGCCAACTTGAAGACGGCTAGGTGCTTCACGGTTACTGTGTACGACAGGGATAACTCCGAGTTCACTGTCGCAGAGACAACTCCGACTGGTTCTTTCTCACTGGGTAGCTACAGAGTCTCGCTTGCATCTCAGACATGTGACTGCGGATACTTCCAAGCACTTCATTTCCCGTGTCCCCACACAATGGCATGCTGTGCCTACTCACGGCTTACATGGGAGCCTTACGTCCACCAGGTGTATCGTCTTAGTTCGGTCTTTAGTGTGTATCGGATGGGTTTCACACCTCCCATTCCGAAGGGTTTCTGGCCACCATATGATGGGCCGACTGTCATCCCTGACCCCAATAAGAGGCGTGCGAGAGAGGGTCGTCCGAGGTCCACTCGGATACGGACCAATATGGACGAGGCAGATCCGAACCGGCCAAAGAGATGTGGGCTTTGTCGGCAGTCCGACCACACACGTCAGAGTTGCCCACAGCTCGGAGGAGCAGAGCACACACGGAGGCATGATTAG